One Babesia bigemina genome assembly Bbig001, chromosome : V genomic window, GATTTTTTCTTTATTTTCCGATGCTACATTGATTAGAGGTCTGGAAGCGTCAGAATCTTGCTGCGTTGTTGAAGGCTCCTGATTCTCACCTCCGAAAAACGTACTAAATTGCGAACTAAAGGACCAAGCGTCGTTTGCTTTGACTTTTAACGCTTCATTTTCCACAATCTTATCCTCTGGGCTCCCGACTGGAATGTGGGGTGAGTTAGGGGTGACGCTGAGTTGAGTAGACAGCCCATTTTCATCCTCCACTGCGTTATTTGCGGTGTCAGGTTTATTCAATACTAATTCATCTTCATTTGTTTGAGCAACAACGTCCAGATCGTTCCTATTGCATACATTGTTGACGAGATTGTTTATGTCCAATACAGACACCCTGTATTTAGGGTCGCTGCCCACATACACAGCACATATATCATTGGCTGTTACACTTTGTGAGGGTGACACAATCATATCGGATGGACTTAAGTGATATGTTATGCATTCTTTTAGTGGTACTAATTCCGAATCTGAGATAGAATCGCGCGACATAGGGATGTCGCTGCTGCGTGGACATTGTTCTCTACTTACAATTGCAGATGAGCCGCTTCGCGTGTATTTCTCCAAACACTGAACACTTCCATATTCTTGGGCATCAGTACAAGATTCCTGAGATTGCAGTGATAGATTTGGTGCGTGTATATTGTCGTATTGTTTAGTAGACGAAATAAATTTGACGTCCTTGATGTTTATGTTAACAAACACGCACGCATCAGATACACTACACCCGGAAACAGCATCTGTAATACATGAATCACCGAAAAGTTCAAAAGCAATCCGTGTCCCAAATAAATCTTTTGCACGTAATAGACGCAAACCATGTCCCGCGTAAACCACATTACCGTTGTATAtcactgccgtgtctaTCGCGATCTTAAACAAATGGGATTCTGAAAGATGAGCGCACTGGGAGCACGCACAACTGTTTTCACCGATATCGGTTTCCGTACATGGAATAAAATCGCTTTTGCTACCCGTCGGTACACCATTGTGGCTGGCGGCCGGCCGGCGTCCCATAAGGTACAGCGGTAACCGTTCTTGATGTTTTAACAAACAAGTCGTATATTTACGGTTGCTCTTATTGAAACGTGATAGGATTGGTTTCGTTTCCACTGTGGAACATAGCTGCCACTCCTCTTTTGAGGTACTTACCTTGTACTCAACTTTGACCGAAAAAACCACGAAGCAAGATTCGGGTGGTTTTAAATGCCGAGATTTTTCAAATCCTTTAGGTGTATCACCATTTTCATCAGCAGATAAAGGGTGTTTTGGTAATTGAAATCTTTGCTCATCAAAAATATGTCCACTGCTGCATCTTAGTGACACTGCACTAAAATTGAAGAGCAACGTCCCCCTTCTTTTGGCGTTGCAATACCCTGATGTTTCAGCAGACCGCCGTACAACCATGCTTGGTGAGATGTTCAATTTAGTTTTATACGCAATTGGAAATTAATGCAACACGAAGGTAGCTGAAGGGATTCAATCTGAATGCTGAGGCTATATTCTGCACGTGTGTACATCTCAGTAACGTCAATATAGCCATCAGCAGTGTGTTAAACCACATCGCAATGAGAAATTCCTACATAGAAAAACTTCAACAACCTTTAGCACGGAAGACACGGTCTTTGCCATAATTTTTGATCGCATACGTAAGAATCCCAATGGTTGACAGTTTCATACAGCGGTGCCTATCCTACGTGTGCGCCCTTTATAGGCTGAGGATAACACACAGCCATGTGTCACTGGTATTACCTGAATGGTGGTGGCATTAGAGGCGACATAGAAAATTTTGTTTTTCAAATGAATACAAGCTGTTCTATATTTATGTAAGCCCTTGAAGTGTGAAACGGGTTAAAAGACGCCGCTTGACGCTAGGAATCTTGCTGCGACAAGTGTTCGACAGGAACAAACGAAAAATGACAACTTATCTGTCGTTATTTGTACACACATCGCTAATCCATTATACAAAAATTATATAAACAACCTTTCTAGGTAATTTGGCAATTTAACGAAACTAAACGAGACCGCGGTATCATTGCACGACGTAACGGCGCGGATTCATGATTAACACACGGAACTCACATCTGGCACGGGTTTTATCCTTGTCTACAAGTTATTTCTGTTAATTTATTTCGTCTAAAGTTATCTTATGACGGTATATTTCCCCATATACATCAGAAAGTTGTATCTTTGGCGGGCCTAAGGATCACATCCCACGACACATCCATATATTAGACTTCACCTAAAGCAGCTTGAAATGTTCGTTTTAAACATTCAATAACATGATACCGATCGAAATGGACCTTGGATATCGCCTTATGGCGGATGAAAATGAAGATGTACCTATCTTTAGAGCCGAAATTAAACCGCTCATTCCTGAGCGACGTGCTACCCCGGGAATTCATAAGTGTGTCATGAAGAATGATTTTGATGCGTTGAAACGGATCCTTGCTTCAAGGAGGAGGGAATCCATCAATGACTGtgatcactttggtcgcaCTCCGCTGCACATTGCAATGCAGATGGCGAACCCAAAAGCACTTTATCTGTTGCTCTACTATCCTCTTGTGCACCATTCAAAGGTATTTGCCACGCAAGACTGGGATCACTTGTTAGGTCACCTGGGTGACCGCCAATCAGATGATTGGGACGTAGATATCGCAATGGGATTGGATGAAAAGTGTGACAAAATGGAGTTGGATGATTCATTACATGATACAAATACTGAAAGTACGGGGCCACAGAGCACTCGACTGGCCAAGGACACCGGGGTAGATAAATTCAAAGCACCATCCAGTGGAATACGGCGTAAAAAAGTGGAATGGTCACAAAATGAACAATGCAGTAATGTAAATGGAACAAAAATTGATGGGTCATGGAAAATGGACACACGCTTGCTGAGGCACTGGGAGGATTCCCCAAGCAGCTATAATAAATCGGTGTTCGGGTTTGACCGTGGTTCGACAATCTTTGGTTGTGGTACGAAAGAGGTAGAAGCACTATATGAAGAACATTACAAATTTTTGGTTGGCGAACCCCATAACCTTGAAGTTGCtgcacgtaactactctgCTATATACGCGGGTTTATACGCCAGCCACCCTGCCAATCTCAGCCATGTGATGGCAAGTATGGGAGAAGGGGTACCGAATATCCATACCACAATAACCTTTGAAAGGTCTCACGCAAACGATCGCAAATCTGTTGCTGTAACTACGCACCTCGCTGACTCATATCCATGTGGGGCCCCTGATGATGTAGAACAAAATGATGATGCACAAGAAATGAAAGAACACAACACAGAGAGAAGTACGGGAAAGGGTGTGGATAACAGGGATAGTAATGCAATTACGGGTTATTCTAACTCAGCTCAGCATTCTCATAGTTCGCTAAGGCCGCATCTACGTGATATGGTAAATGCTACGTTAACACGAAGAGATTGTTTACCTGTGCCCCTTGCTACTACTGATCTGCTGTTCACGTACGACAAAACATCTCCCATACACCTTCTTTTCTCGAATATATACATTGAAAGCTATCGCAATAACATAATTAAGTGCTTCCGCATACTTTTGCATTATTTCGGTAAATTCTCTGAATCTACTGAAGGCTCAGGTTCCCACGAGGGTAGCTTAGGCGAAGCATCGAGTGAGGAGAATGAGGTGTCGGAAACCCCCATTGTACCTGGAACGCCAACCGCGTCAAGTACAGAATTGGCGGCTATAGAAAGAAATACCCCTCAAAAACACCCCGAGAATAGCGAACCTTCAACTCATAAAAGGCTTAACTTGACAAGCTGTGGGGTACCCAGCTCGTCACGCAATGCATTCAACGGCGCCGATACGGACGAAGCAGTTGAGAATCACTTCAAAAAGGCAAAGACATGCAAAGACACGAATAGTGGTTCCCGAGGAGATGGATCCACGCGTAACACGGTGCGAATGGATACTGGGGAGTCCGATGGTGCAGTTGGTAATTTGATAGGAAAATCACAACTTAGCGCAGTTCCTACAGTGACGGATACCTCTAAGCGTGTAGAATATACAAAAACGGCCCATGCTACTGAGTATGAATCGTCCCAATGGGATTCGGTAGATGCTGTCGTTACCATCGATGCCGTAAGTGAATGCGCAGTACCCCTAAATGAGCAAAAGGAAAATTTGGTGCCTTGCTCAGGCAATCCCACGCCAATTAGAGATTTGGTGAATAGGCCGAACGTCACACCAAATAACTTCAAAGGTCATCCTGGCATCAACCAAACTCTGTGTGCTGATGTTAGCGAAGTGGATGTTGACGCTATGGCAAGTACTTTCAAAGGTATCGGTGATATAAGACGTGGAAGACGTATGATTAGGCACAAAAACTGTTCTCAGATAGCTGTCAAACCATCGGAGTTCCCGCTTGTAAGCAAGTACGTCTTGGGCGGGCACATGGATTACAAAATGCAAGCGCTCAATGACATCGTCTGCTCTTCGAGTTTACTAACTCCTACGATGCCATGGGAGACATTTTTGAATCAGCGTGACTATACCCGATCCAACCTGTTGCACAAGGTCTGCCAAATTAGAGATGCGGATTTGATCAAATGGTTAATAGGGTGCGGATGTATGCCTCTGGTCGTGAACGAAGTGGGAGACCTGCCGGTACACCTTGCAATGGATGCAAAGGATCCTTTGTGCCTCGTTACTATGCTGCATGAGACTTTAAAAGCGTTGTTCTACCACAAACGTTATATGACAGAAAGCAAAAGGAATAACGAAGAGGGGGCACATTTCCTGCAAGACGACCAACGCAATCTATGCCGCCGAGGTTTATCCTTCGAATCGTTCATGAAAAGCATCAAATTCTACAAGCGTAGTGAAGGATGTGAAACTTCTGTTGTTGTAGAGGCAGCGCAGGCTACATCCATCATGAGGGCCTCTGTTGATGAAAAATGTCATCCTCGTTCCGAGGCACCCCATGTGCCTATAAATGAGGCAAGTTTGTTATGCACAGGTGAATATGGTCTTTTGAGGGATGTCGAATATTTTGCCATTTTTGAAGAGATGATGAAGCTGATCGAACAGCTGACATACAGGGGTATAAAGGCTGGTGCTTGGGAGGCTATTGTGGCTATGTACTCGTATAATGAGGGCCTAACATTTCATGTATTGGCGAGCCCACAATACATGCACAGGTTCATAAAGCTGTCTATAATGATAGGAAACTCAAAGCATTTCATGGATGTTGCTTCCTTTATAGCAACTACCCTTGTAAAAGCGGATGCAACCGAATCATCTGTTAAATCCTTAGAATCCGGTTACAGCACACATGGGAAGACATTGAATAATGTCGAAAATGTGTGTAATGGTGCTGAAGCTGTAGGGAAGGTCGAGGTTGTGCCACGGAGTCAGAAACACGTCCAGTCCACGAACACAACCGCTGTGGGGAGATACAAGGGTTGTGCGTTTCCGTCGTTATCACTAAAGCGCGCCATCAACAGTATCACAATGTCAGTTACGGATGATCCGGCGTTGTACGTAACGTGTCCTGAAGCGACCGTTACACGCAGAGACGTGGACTCATTGTTGCAAAACTTCAGAGGTTAGTTTTTAACATCATGGGTGTAAATTTTTTGCAGGACATGTACCGAATCAGGACACCATTGCCGACAACAAGTACACATGGGTTATCACGCATCCCACGTGTTTACATCATCTAGCGCTCCCTGAACCCACCGACGCACCTAACCGACGTCATAGGCTGATTATGTCATATCCTGAAAACCCCACGAGATTGGAAGTTATCATCACGAATGAAAATGGAATTCTAAGGAGTGACACCCTGGAACACATCAAACTGTTGCACAGCCCACCACCTGCCACTTTGGCAGATATTTTGAGGGTACACGACTGGGGTTACATTGATAAGTTGTTGAATCAAGTGCAAACTGCGCAAAAAAGATGGATGGGGAACAATTACTGGCCGGTGCTAGCCGATGGTGACACTCCAGCAACACCGCATTCTTGGAACTCGGCGATGTATGCCGCAGGATCAGGTGAGTAGTTGGTCTTTCGTCTTATCATAATCGTCTCAGTGATTGCCGCAGTTGATGCTGTATGCAATGGGCACTGCCGCAATGCGTTCTGTGCGGTTAGACCACCTGGACACCACCTGGGTACGTGGGGAGGAGCACAATCGGCGGACTTCGAAGACGAAGATTTTGCGTAAGTCGTATTGTATATACACATTATACAGTTCTTAACAGGGCTGGCTCACAGGGATTCTGTCTCATAAACAACGTTGCGGTGGGTGCTGCATATGCCAAATATATGTACGCCAAAAAAGGAATCCGCAAAATTGCTATTATCGACTTCGATATACATCACGGTAATGGCACCCATCAAATCGTTCTCAATATCGGGCCACGAAATGTTAGATGTAGACATGGCAACAATGGGGTGGGCAACGATTCAAAGGCAAGTCAGTACAATCACCCACATTGGTTTGGATGGAGGGATGCCCACGATAGAGAAGAAGTTTTCTTTTCATCTATACATGCATACGATGGTGTATTCTACCCAGGTACAGGTAGAACGTGTTCTAAGTACAAGTCATCGGAACCAAGGATTATAAACGTTGGTATACCAGAAGGTACAACATCTGCCGAATTCAAGATTCTATTCGAAGGTAAAATTCTCCCATACCTTCTACACTTTCAACCGGATCTCATTTTCATTTCAGCCGGGTTTGACGGCCATTATCGCGATTCGGTTTCATCTGGTTTCGTTAGATACAACGAGAAAGATTTCTACTGGGCTACTGAGCGCCTGGTTGCCGTCGCGAATACCGTGTGCAGTGGTAGGGTAGTAAGCGTCCTGGAGGGTGGATATAATACACGGCTAGATACGCTTTCTCCATTTGCTAAATCAGTCTTTGAGCACGTTAAGGCGCTAAGCAACACGCACGAAGGATTCGTTTACCCATTCATGCACTCTCATAGAACGGTTGACATGTTGCTCCTTCCGATGCTAGATGACAAGTCGATTACGCCGCCGCAGTTAACAAAGTCGGATGCGGATAATTTGTCTATCCAAAGGGCAATGTCTAAATCCGCCTTCATTACTAAAGCCACTGATCAACTGTTGAGAAAAGCATATGGGATGCCGAGGATAAAATGCACCAATGGACCGCCGCTTTTCATGACTACACCCACGCATATAATGGGGCTCGAAGCTGTGGCTCAGACAGGAAATGCCTTTTACAGCTTTTATTCCAAGCACTTCCATTCACTTTTCATGGCTGACACGTACTTGGGGTCGAGAGAATACGTCCTTTCTGTCCTACACAATATACCTGCAATTGGCCATGATGTGTTTACGTTCGACAAGTGCCTGGGAATCAGACCTCTTGGAAACAACGCAGGCGGATCGCTGTTTTCATACTCGGATGAATCGGTAACTATGTCCAAGATTGCCTCAGCCTTCATTATGCAGGTTGCTAACGCAGGAAATGACGGTCGCATGGATCAAAGATTCACCTCCAATGCTTGGGCCATGGGCATTAAAATGAAGTCGCTAGAACGGCACGCAACTGCGGCCGCACTTCTCTGTGGATTCTTTCAGAAGTTTGAGTATCTATTCAAGTGTGAATGCAAATTACACTGAATCAAACCATTAAACTTTTTCTGGACGTTAAGTTTGTGTTTATATTTGTCTAGTCGTATATTACTGACCATCTCTGGTTGCTGCTGTCTCCTCAAGTTTACTTGAGTCCTACCCC contains:
- a CDS encoding histone deacetylase, putative produces the protein MIPIEMDLGYRLMADENEDVPIFRAEIKPLIPERRATPGIHKCVMKNDFDALKRILASRRRESINDCDHFGRTPLHIAMQMANPKALYLLLYYPLVHHSKVFATQDWDHLLGHLGDRQSDDWDVDIAMGLDEKCDKMELDDSLHDTNTESTGPQSTRLAKDTGVDKFKAPSSGIRRKKVEWSQNEQCSNVNGTKIDGSWKMDTRLLRHWEDSPSSYNKSVFGFDRGSTIFGCGTKEVEALYEEHYKFLVGEPHNLEVAARNYSAIYAGLYASHPANLSHVMASMGEGVPNIHTTITFERSHANDRKSVAVTTHLADSYPCGAPDDVEQNDDAQEMKEHNTERSTGKGVDNRDSNAITGYSNSAQHSHSSLRPHLRDMVNATLTRRDCLPVPLATTDLLFTYDKTSPIHLLFSNIYIESYRNNIIKCFRILLHYFGKFSESTEGSGSHEGSLGEASSEENEVSETPIVPGTPTASSTELAAIERNTPQKHPENSEPSTHKRLNLTSCGVPSSSRNAFNGADTDEAVENHFKKAKTCKDTNSGSRGDGSTRNTVRMDTGESDGAVGNLIGKSQLSAVPTVTDTSKRVEYTKTAHATEYESSQWDSVDAVVTIDAVSECAVPLNEQKENLVPCSGNPTPIRDLVNRPNVTPNNFKGHPGINQTLCADVSEVDVDAMASTFKGIGDIRRGRRMIRHKNCSQIAVKPSEFPLVSKYVLGGHMDYKMQALNDIVCSSSLLTPTMPWETFLNQRDYTRSNLLHKVCQIRDADLIKWLIGCGCMPLVVNEVGDLPVHLAMDAKDPLCLVTMLHETLKALFYHKRYMTESKRNNEEGAHFLQDDQRNLCRRGLSFESFMKSIKFYKRSEGCETSVVVEAAQATSIMRASVDEKCHPRSEAPHVPINEASLLCTGEYGLLRDVEYFAIFEEMMKLIEQLTYRGIKAGAWEAIVAMYSYNEGLTFHVLASPQYMHRFIKLSIMIGNSKHFMDVASFIATTLVKADATESSVKSLESGYSTHGKTLNNVENVCNGAEAVGKVEVVPRSQKHVQSTNTTAVGRYKGCAFPSLSLKRAINSITMSVTDDPALYVTCPEATVTRRDVDSLLQNFRGHVPNQDTIADNKYTWVITHPTCLHHLALPEPTDAPNRRHRLIMSYPENPTRLEVIITNENGILRSDTLEHIKLLHSPPPATLADILRVHDWGYIDKLLNQVQTAQKRWMGNNYWPVLADGDTPATPHSWNSAMYAAGSVIAAVDAVCNGHCRNAFCAVRPPGHHLGTWGGAQSADFEDEDFAAGSQGFCLINNVAVGAAYAKYMYAKKGIRKIAIIDFDIHHGNGTHQIVLNIGPRNVRCRHGNNGVGNDSKASQYNHPHWFGWRDAHDREEVFFSSIHAYDGVFYPGTGRTCSKYKSSEPRIINVGIPEGTTSAEFKILFEGKILPYLLHFQPDLIFISAGFDGHYRDSVSSGFVRYNEKDFYWATERLVAVANTVCSGRVVSVLEGGYNTRLDTLSPFAKSVFEHVKALSNTHEGFVYPFMHSHRTVDMLLLPMLDDKSITPPQLTKSDADNLSIQRAMSKSAFITKATDQLLRKAYGMPRIKCTNGPPLFMTTPTHIMGLEAVAQTGNAFYSFYSKHFHSLFMADTYLGSREYVLSVLHNIPAIGHDVFTFDKCLGIRPLGNNAGGSLFSYSDESVTMSKIASAFIMQVANAGNDGRMDQRFTSNAWAMGIKMKSLERHATAAALLCGFFQKFEYLFKCECKLH